ACCGCTATCTACCACGCCTACCTAGTAACACCGGGTGAGTCTCTACTAGATGCATTTATGGTGTGCCAGATTTCTATGACACTAATTCCCTGGATTCTTTTTGATTTTGAGGAAAAAAGGCTGTTGGCTGCATCGCTAGTTACGTGTTATGTTATTTTCTTTAGTCAATCGTGGCTAAGCACGGTGTTAGTACTAGATCTAGATAATAGTATGTTTAAAGGTGGTATTTTCTATTACGCCACTAGCGGTATGGGTATCATTATCATTTCTCTCTCACTTTTCTTTTTACTCCGCAAGAATCATCGGGCTGGTCAGAAAAATACTAAACTGCTTAGTGAAGTAAGTGATCAGAATCAGGCCATGCAAGAGCAACAAGATGAATTGTCAAAAAACCTAGAAGAAGTTAAACGGGCTAGAGAAGAGGATGAAAAGAGAAGTTGGGCGGCTCAGGGGCTGACTGAGATAAACCAAATATTGCGAGCCAATCAAGATCAGAATGAGACGTATCAGCAACTTATTGCTAAACTGGTTAAATATTTAAAGGCTAATCAGGGTGGTTTGTATGTCTTAGAGAATGAAGACAACCAAATATTACGTTTAGAAGCCTGCTACGCTTACGAACGAAAAAAATTCTTGAACAAAGAGATTGAACCCGGTCAGGGTTTGGTAGGTCAATGTTTTTTAGAAAAAGAGTCA
This region of Tunicatimonas pelagia genomic DNA includes:
- a CDS encoding GAF domain-containing protein yields the protein MKFLFNIGVTEELSELYQAKVRLANQIASMFVFVALSYMVFSIFYYPPLVMYPASAAGLACSIFIFNSFQWHHLSRFIMSFQALLLTAIYHAYLVTPGESLLDAFMVCQISMTLIPWILFDFEEKRLLAASLVTCYVIFFSQSWLSTVLVLDLDNSMFKGGIFYYATSGMGIIIISLSLFFLLRKNHRAGQKNTKLLSEVSDQNQAMQEQQDELSKNLEEVKRAREEDEKRSWAAQGLTEINQILRANQDQNETYQQLIAKLVKYLKANQGGLYVLENEDNQILRLEACYAYERKKFLNKEIEPGQGLVGQCFLEKESTYLTDIPDRYTYITSGLGKATPSYLFITPLILDEHVAGVIEIASFSPIEEHHQHFLQKAGEDIASAIRSKQVTARMSELLNQSRQQAEEMQATEEEMRQNMEELQATQEEMHRKSSEQESIIQQLREELASQAQA